The proteins below are encoded in one region of Garra rufa chromosome 12, GarRuf1.0, whole genome shotgun sequence:
- the osgn1 gene encoding oxidative stress induced growth inhibitor 1, which produces MELYNKDTFSEDILPVVIVGNGPSGICLSYLLSGYTPYFSPDSFHPNPILHNKLMENPHLSLFDQDLEYLCEGVEGRSSNPVAVLFDALLLPDGDFGVDCASPLIWRHEPERATPHVVLGKGPPGGAWHAMEGSMLTLSLANWMELPGLKLKDWMRDKRRNLRNDRATPTEIASYYQHYVTKMGLEKSFACGTTVTSVSRVSLDSGCTVWKIQGLQRRANEEIEIPFSVYAENVVLATGTHDIPARLGVEGENLPFVCHSFWELEAAISSGRLDRASDPVLVVGAGLTAADAVLAAHHLNTPVYHAFRRPVNDPALIFNQLPKLLYPEYHKVHQMMSQQQHKEGETVVNLANQPLSSPADGTSYPGYLSFPKHHVAAFRPDGKCVLEDEEGLQTVVQVSMALVLIGAHPNLSFLPEHGRPLALESEEPISCRRNPVDVDPYTYECVKEPGMYAMGPLVGENFVRFLKGGALAIVCDIARKQSKKGQENSTISSLNIQLNNCSLEA; this is translated from the exons ATGGAGTTGTACAACAAAGACACATTTTCTGAGGATATCCTGCCTGTTGTCATTGTTG GTAATGGACCATCAGGGATTTGCCTTTCTTACTTGCTGTCGGGATACACACCTTACTTTTCCCCCGACAGCTTCCATCCCAACCCAATTTTGCATAACAAGCTGATGGAGAACCCTCATCTGTCTTTGTTTGACCAG GATCTGGAGTACCTGTGTGAGGGTGTAGAGGGCCGTTCATCAAACCCCGTGGCCGTGCTCTTCGATGCACTCCTTCTACCAGATGGTGACTTTGGGGTGGATTGCGCCTCCCCGCTGATATGGAGACATGAGCCAGAAAGGGCCACACCTCATGTCGTACTCGGGAAGGGACCACCTGGAGGGGCCTGGCAT GCGATGGAGGGCTCAATGTTGACACTCAGCTTAGCTAACTGGATGGAACTGCCTGGTTTAAAGCTGAAAGACTGGATGAGAGATAAACGAAG AAATTTACGTAATGACCGGGCGACGCCTACTGAGATTGCATCCTACTACCAGCACTATGTGACTAAAATGGGTCTGGAGAAGAGCTTTGCTTGCGGCACCACCGTAACCTCAGTGTCTCGGGTTTCCCTTGATTCCGGCTGCACCGTTTGGAAGATCCAAGGCCTCCAGAGAAGAGCAAATGAAGAAATTGAAATCCCTTTCTCGGTCTACGCCGAGAACGTGGTGCTTGCCACAGGAACCCACGACATCCCGGCCCGTCTCGGCGTGGAAGGTGAAAACCTTCCCTTCGTGTGCCACAGCTTCTGGGAGCTGGAGGCCGCTATTTCCTCAGGCCGTTTGGACCGTGCCTCAGATCCGGTACTTGTGGTCGGTGCCGGGTTGACGGCGGCTGACGCCGTTCTCGCAGCTCATCACTTGAACACACCTGTATATCACGCCTTTAGGCGACCTGTGAACGATCCAGCGCTCATCTTCAACCAACTGCCCAAGCTCCTCTACCCTGAGTACCACAAAGTGCACCAAATGATGAGCCAACAGCAGCACAAAGAGGGTGAAACGGTGGTTAATCTGGCCAACCAACCTCTTTCTTCACCTGCTGATGGCACCAGTTATCCTGGTTACCTCAGTTTCCCAAAGCACCACGTAGCTGCCTTCAGACCTGATGGCAAGTGTGTGCTAGAGGATGAGGAAGGGCTACAGACAGTGGTGCAAGTCTCAATGGCACTCGTTTTAATTGGTGCCCATCCCAACCTGTCATTCCTGCCAGAACATGGTCGCCCACTGGCGTTAGAGTCAGAAGAGCCAATCAGTTGTCGGAGGAACCCGGTAGATGTGGATCCATACACGTATGAGTGCGTGAAGGAGCCAGGGATGTACGCCATGGGTCCACTGGTGGGTGAGAACTTTGTGCGGTTCCTAAAAGGCGGAGCTTTGGCCATTGTGTGTGATATCGCCCgaaaacaaagtaaaaaaggACAAGAGAATAGCACGATAAGCTCATTGAATATTCAACTGAACAACTGCAGCTTGGAAGCATGA